One genomic window of Candidatus Pseudobacter hemicellulosilyticus includes the following:
- the dnaE gene encoding DNA polymerase III subunit alpha, with protein MCKFSHLHVHTQFSLLDGAASIQSLYKKAVKDNMPAIAITDHGNMFGAFEFVAEAYKHKNDDGSLKVKPIVGCEFYVVEDRHRKVFSKEQRDQRYHQVLLAKNATGYQNLVKLTSLGYIEGMYSKYPRIDKELILKYHEGLIATTCCIGAYVPQTILHDGEEKAEKEFKWWLDLFGEDFFIEIQRHDIKEQLLINQVLLKFAKKYNVPVIATNDSHYTDQDDYNAHDILLCINTGEKKSTLGYDDFVNDDAQVKARRFKFPNDQFYFKTSEEMKKLFSDIPESIDNTNMIVDRVELLNLKKDILLPAFPLPKEFQVTEDSNLNQWEFLKHLTHEGARDRYVDITPDIQERLDFELFTIKTMGFAGYFLIVSDFIKAGRERGVFIGPGRGSAAGSAVAYCIGITNIDPIKYNLLFERFLNPDRKSMPDIDTDFDDEGRQKVIDYVVDKYGKSQVAQIITYGTMAAKMSIKDVARALDLPLAESNALAKLVPDKPGIELGRVLHAPITAKEGEKSLEDKEGLGPDDLENVRRIREVYKSDTLNGSVLHEAERLEGSVRNTGIHAAGIIIAPRDLTDLIPVSTAKDSSLWVTQFEGSIIEDAGVIKMDFLGLKTLTIIKNALQMIRENHGVDIVIDDISLTDEKTYEIYQRADTVGTFQFESPGMQKYLRELKPDQFADLIAMNALYRPGPLAYIPNFIDRKHGREPITYDLPEMEEYLQETYGITVYQEQVMLLAQKIAGFSKGDADVLRKAMGKKQKSVLDKMKTQFVKGASEKGHPTDKLEKIWTDWEAFAQYAFNKSHSTCYAFVAYQTAYLKAHYPSEYMAAVLNNAGSLEKITFFMEECKRMGLKVLGPDINESKKGFAVNKVGDIRFGLGGLKGVGEAAVEGVIAEREMNGHFSTIYDMIKRINQRTVNKKTLESLVYAGAFDCFKELHRAQYFHTPPGDTSTGLEKIIRYGNILQAENNSASNTLFGAMPTVLDIQLPKIPPCEAWTLTHLLNQEKEVTGMYMSGHPLDHYKFELKHYGIRSLAEYNEVRDSELLLAANNNKPMKLAGLVTDAQHRVTKTGKNFGKIILEDYSGNTELLFWSNDYPKFNTFFQTGLNLLISGSFQARMRYNGAEGLKQDGFEFKTTSITLLETVKQHFTKQLILDVQARHITSDMIGFIEQNVKSHPGKAGLKFNISEPKNQLKICLYTLADGFELNDEMTAWLQDKPELEVQVVTL; from the coding sequence ATGTGCAAGTTTTCCCATTTACACGTCCATACCCAGTTCTCCCTGCTGGATGGGGCCGCCTCCATCCAGAGCCTGTATAAAAAAGCCGTCAAGGACAATATGCCCGCCATTGCTATTACCGACCACGGTAATATGTTTGGCGCCTTTGAATTTGTGGCCGAAGCCTATAAACACAAGAATGACGACGGCAGCCTCAAGGTAAAACCGATTGTGGGCTGCGAATTCTATGTAGTGGAAGACCGGCACCGCAAAGTGTTCTCCAAAGAGCAGCGTGACCAACGCTACCACCAGGTGCTGCTGGCCAAGAACGCCACCGGTTACCAGAACCTCGTCAAGCTGACCTCCCTCGGTTATATTGAGGGTATGTACAGTAAATATCCCCGGATCGACAAAGAACTGATCCTGAAATACCACGAAGGACTGATTGCTACCACCTGCTGTATCGGCGCCTATGTTCCCCAGACCATCCTCCATGATGGCGAGGAAAAGGCCGAGAAGGAATTCAAATGGTGGCTGGACCTCTTCGGGGAAGATTTTTTTATCGAGATCCAGCGGCACGACATCAAAGAGCAGCTCCTGATCAACCAGGTGCTCCTGAAATTTGCCAAAAAGTATAATGTGCCCGTGATTGCCACCAACGACAGTCACTATACCGACCAGGACGATTATAACGCCCACGATATCCTTCTCTGCATCAACACCGGTGAAAAGAAAAGCACACTTGGCTATGACGATTTCGTGAATGATGATGCGCAGGTGAAAGCACGCCGTTTCAAATTCCCGAACGACCAGTTCTATTTCAAGACCTCTGAGGAGATGAAAAAGCTCTTCAGCGATATCCCCGAATCCATCGACAATACCAATATGATCGTGGACCGGGTGGAACTGCTGAACCTTAAAAAAGATATCCTGCTGCCCGCCTTCCCCCTGCCAAAAGAATTCCAGGTTACGGAAGACAGCAACCTCAACCAGTGGGAATTCCTTAAGCACCTGACCCATGAAGGCGCACGCGATCGCTATGTGGACATTACACCGGATATACAGGAGCGGCTGGACTTTGAGCTGTTCACCATCAAGACCATGGGTTTTGCCGGTTACTTCCTTATTGTGAGCGACTTTATCAAGGCCGGCCGGGAACGCGGTGTATTTATCGGCCCCGGTCGTGGTTCCGCCGCAGGCAGCGCAGTAGCCTACTGTATCGGCATCACCAATATTGACCCCATCAAGTACAACCTGCTGTTTGAACGTTTTCTGAACCCCGACCGGAAGTCCATGCCGGATATTGATACGGACTTCGATGATGAAGGCCGTCAGAAAGTGATCGACTATGTAGTAGACAAATATGGCAAGAGCCAGGTAGCCCAGATCATTACCTATGGCACCATGGCCGCCAAAATGAGTATTAAGGACGTGGCGCGTGCGCTGGACCTGCCCCTGGCAGAATCCAACGCCCTGGCCAAACTGGTGCCGGACAAACCGGGCATTGAGCTGGGCCGTGTACTCCATGCCCCTATCACCGCCAAAGAAGGGGAGAAATCACTGGAAGATAAAGAAGGCCTCGGCCCGGACGACCTGGAAAATGTGCGCCGGATCCGCGAGGTCTATAAAAGCGATACTCTCAACGGTTCCGTACTGCATGAGGCCGAAAGGCTGGAAGGTTCCGTCCGCAATACCGGTATCCATGCGGCAGGCATCATCATTGCCCCCAGGGACCTGACAGACCTGATCCCCGTATCCACCGCCAAGGACTCCAGCCTCTGGGTTACCCAGTTTGAAGGCAGTATCATTGAAGACGCCGGTGTTATCAAGATGGACTTCCTGGGTCTGAAGACCCTCACCATCATCAAGAATGCGCTGCAGATGATCCGGGAGAACCATGGTGTGGACATTGTGATCGATGATATTTCCCTGACGGATGAAAAGACCTACGAGATCTACCAGCGAGCCGATACTGTAGGTACGTTCCAGTTTGAAAGTCCCGGTATGCAGAAATACCTCCGGGAACTGAAACCTGACCAGTTTGCGGACCTTATTGCCATGAACGCCCTGTACCGCCCCGGTCCGCTGGCCTATATCCCTAACTTCATTGATCGTAAGCACGGCCGGGAGCCCATCACCTATGACCTCCCGGAAATGGAGGAATACCTGCAGGAAACCTACGGGATCACCGTATACCAGGAACAGGTAATGTTGCTGGCCCAGAAAATAGCCGGCTTCAGTAAGGGGGATGCGGACGTACTGCGGAAAGCCATGGGTAAAAAGCAGAAGTCCGTACTGGATAAAATGAAGACCCAGTTTGTGAAAGGCGCCTCCGAAAAAGGACACCCGACCGATAAGCTGGAGAAGATCTGGACCGACTGGGAAGCGTTTGCCCAGTACGCGTTCAACAAATCGCACTCTACGTGCTATGCCTTTGTAGCCTACCAGACGGCCTATCTCAAAGCCCACTACCCTTCCGAATATATGGCCGCGGTACTGAATAACGCCGGCAGCCTGGAAAAGATCACCTTCTTCATGGAAGAATGTAAGCGGATGGGCTTAAAAGTACTGGGTCCGGATATCAACGAATCCAAGAAAGGTTTTGCCGTGAACAAGGTGGGCGATATCCGCTTTGGTCTCGGTGGACTGAAAGGTGTGGGCGAAGCCGCCGTGGAAGGCGTTATTGCCGAGCGCGAGATGAACGGCCATTTCAGCACCATCTATGATATGATCAAAAGGATCAACCAGCGGACGGTGAACAAGAAAACACTGGAAAGCCTGGTCTATGCCGGCGCTTTTGATTGTTTCAAGGAACTGCACCGGGCGCAATATTTCCATACGCCGCCCGGTGATACCAGCACCGGCCTGGAAAAGATCATCCGCTATGGCAATATCCTGCAGGCTGAAAACAACAGCGCTTCCAATACCCTCTTTGGCGCTATGCCAACGGTACTGGATATCCAGCTGCCCAAGATACCGCCCTGTGAAGCCTGGACGCTCACCCACCTGCTGAACCAGGAAAAGGAAGTGACGGGTATGTATATGAGCGGCCACCCGCTGGACCACTATAAATTCGAGTTGAAACATTATGGCATCAGATCGCTGGCAGAGTATAACGAGGTCCGGGATTCCGAGCTGCTGCTGGCTGCCAATAACAATAAACCGATGAAGCTTGCCGGGCTGGTCACAGATGCCCAGCACCGCGTTACCAAAACGGGTAAGAACTTCGGCAAGATCATCCTGGAGGATTATTCGGGGAACACAGAACTGCTGTTCTGGAGCAATGACTATCCCAAATTCAATACTTTTTTCCAGACGGGCCTCAACCTGCTGATATCCGGCAGCTTCCAGGCAAGGATGCGTTATAACGGTGCTGAAGGCCTCAAACAGGACGGTTTTGAGTTCAAGACCACCAGCATCACCCTGCTGGAAACGGTCAAACAACACTTTACCAAGCAGTTGATCCTGGATGTACAGGCAAGGCATATTACATCGGATATGATTGGATTTATTGAACAGAATGTTAAATCCCATCCGGGGAAAGCAGGGCTGAAATTCAATATCAGTGAGCCTAAGAACCAACTAAAGATCTGCCTGTACACACTGGCGGACGGGTTTGAACTGAATGACGAAATGACGGCCTGGTTACAGGATAAGCCGGAACTGGAGGTGCAGGTTGTCACCCTCTGA
- the trxA gene encoding thioredoxin, translating into MALEFTDANFQEKVISSGKLSVVDFWAEWCGPCRAIGPVIEELSKEYSEKVNVGKVNVDHNPQISINYGITSIPAILFIKDGKVVDKLVGAQPKANFVKKIEQHI; encoded by the coding sequence ATGGCTTTAGAATTCACAGATGCGAACTTTCAGGAGAAAGTGATTTCTTCCGGAAAACTGTCAGTTGTTGACTTTTGGGCTGAATGGTGTGGACCTTGCCGCGCTATCGGACCCGTTATTGAAGAACTCTCCAAAGAGTATTCTGAGAAAGTGAATGTAGGTAAAGTGAACGTGGACCACAACCCACAGATCTCCATCAATTACGGCATTACTTCCATTCCTGCTATCCTGTTCATTAAAGATGGCAAAGTGGTAGACAAGCTGGTTGGCGCCCAACCGAAGGCCAACTTCGTGAAAAAGATCGAGCAGCATATCTAA